From one Actinopolyspora saharensis genomic stretch:
- the bluB gene encoding 5,6-dimethylbenzimidazole synthase, with the protein MTAGQPRGEHSPQPTSDLYDVINRRRDVRSEFTGEEIPSEVLRRVLGAAHSAPSVGLSQPWDFVLVRDEATRRAFREHVLAERSVFAAELSGERAETFSKIKVEGIVESSIGITVTYDPERGSPDVLGRHAIADAGLYSVCLAIQNLWLSATAEGLGVGWVSFYREDFLRRLLDIPSGVRPVAWLCLGPVAELAQQPDLERHGWRSRLQLDDVVHDGKYRHDFTR; encoded by the coding sequence ATGACAGCCGGACAACCACGGGGGGAGCACTCCCCGCAACCGACATCCGATCTCTACGACGTGATCAACCGACGTCGTGACGTGCGTTCCGAGTTCACCGGCGAGGAGATCCCGTCCGAGGTGCTCCGGCGGGTGCTCGGCGCCGCGCACAGCGCTCCCAGCGTGGGGCTCTCCCAGCCGTGGGACTTCGTGCTCGTCCGCGACGAGGCCACTCGCCGGGCCTTCCGCGAGCACGTGCTCGCCGAGCGCAGCGTCTTCGCCGCCGAGCTGAGCGGGGAGCGCGCCGAGACCTTCTCCAAGATCAAGGTCGAGGGCATCGTGGAGTCCTCCATCGGGATCACGGTCACCTACGACCCCGAGCGCGGTTCCCCCGACGTGCTCGGACGTCACGCCATCGCCGACGCCGGGCTGTACTCCGTGTGCCTGGCCATCCAGAACCTGTGGCTGTCCGCCACCGCCGAGGGGCTCGGCGTGGGCTGGGTGAGCTTCTACCGGGAGGACTTCCTGCGCAGGCTGCTGGACATCCCCTCGGGGGTGCGACCGGTCGCCTGGCTGTGCCTCGGCCCGGTCGCGGAGCTAGCGCAGCAACCCGACCTGGAGCGGCACGGCTGGCGCAGCCGGCTGCAGTTGGACGATGTTGTGCACGACGGCAAGTACCGGCACGATTTCACCCGGTAG
- a CDS encoding response regulator transcription factor produces MRILVVDDDRAVRESLRRSLEFNGYQVELASDGQQALDSLAAARPDAMVLDVMMPKVDGLEVARRLRGTGDDLPILVLTAREAVSDRVAGLDAGADDYLPKPFALEELLARMRALLRRASPPEAGAEEPEPLRFSDLELDPGTREVRRGERGISLTRTEFALLELLMAHPKQVLTRSRLLEDVWGYDFPTTGNALEVYIGYLRRKTEASNEPRLIHTVRGVGYVLRETPP; encoded by the coding sequence ATGCGCATTCTCGTCGTCGACGACGACCGTGCCGTGCGGGAGTCCCTGCGGAGGTCCCTGGAGTTCAACGGTTACCAGGTCGAGCTGGCCTCGGACGGTCAGCAGGCCCTCGACTCGCTCGCCGCGGCACGCCCGGATGCGATGGTTCTCGACGTCATGATGCCCAAGGTGGACGGTTTGGAGGTCGCGCGCAGGCTCCGCGGCACCGGGGACGACCTGCCGATCCTGGTGCTCACCGCGCGGGAGGCCGTTTCCGACCGGGTCGCCGGGCTGGACGCGGGAGCCGACGACTACCTGCCCAAGCCCTTCGCGCTCGAGGAGCTGCTCGCTCGGATGCGGGCGCTGCTGCGCAGGGCCTCGCCCCCCGAAGCGGGGGCGGAGGAGCCGGAGCCGCTGCGCTTCTCCGACCTGGAACTGGACCCGGGAACCAGGGAAGTGCGCCGGGGTGAGCGCGGGATCAGCCTGACGCGGACCGAGTTCGCGCTGCTGGAACTGCTGATGGCCCACCCGAAGCAGGTGCTGACGCGCAGCAGGCTGCTCGAGGACGTGTGGGGCTACGATTTCCCGACCACGGGCAACGCGCTGGAGGTCTACATCGGCTATCTGCGTCGCAAGACCGAGGCCTCGAACGAACCGCGTTTGATCCACACCGTCCGTGGAGTCGGATACGTGCTTCGGGAGACTCCGCCGTGA